A single Anatilimnocola floriformis DNA region contains:
- a CDS encoding acyclic terpene utilization AtuA family protein — MRVVRIANGAGFLGDRITAPRELVEAATVDYLTIEHLAELTMSILARQREKDPKAGYAEDFVEIIRSLCEPLKKQPQLKIIANSGGMNPLACAAAVSKVLKDAGLGDTVIGVVTGDDLMQDLAAAEFRNLDTDEPLSVLPREKIVSANAYLGARPIVAALVAGARIVITGRVADASLTVAPLVHEFGWSWDDLPKIAAATVAGHLIECGAQVTGGYATDWEHSHLVNVGYPIAEVNEAGETIITKPANTGGCVNFRTVAEQLVYEIGDPHRYYTPDIVCDFTTVELKDLGNDRVLVTGASGSDATSTYKVSLAYRDGFMASGQLLVYGLDCPAKAQACGEMILQRTAAAGFPLARTNIELLGQGAGVPGSWFWRKYQPPGEVMLRVTVHDPNRAAVEHFTREIAPLITSGPAGLAGYAAGRPSVRPVFAYWPTLIPKSLVIAKVQVQTAEKFA, encoded by the coding sequence ATGAGAGTCGTTCGTATTGCTAATGGCGCGGGGTTTCTTGGAGATCGCATCACTGCGCCGCGCGAGCTCGTCGAAGCTGCGACTGTTGACTATCTGACGATCGAACATTTAGCCGAGCTGACGATGTCGATTCTCGCGCGGCAGCGCGAGAAAGATCCCAAGGCCGGTTATGCGGAAGATTTCGTCGAGATCATCCGCAGTCTGTGCGAGCCGCTAAAAAAACAGCCGCAGCTGAAGATCATCGCCAACAGCGGCGGCATGAATCCGCTCGCGTGCGCAGCGGCGGTGAGCAAAGTGCTGAAAGACGCAGGCCTTGGTGACACGGTTATCGGCGTCGTCACAGGTGACGATTTGATGCAGGATCTTGCAGCCGCGGAGTTTCGCAATCTTGATACCGACGAACCATTGTCGGTGCTGCCGCGCGAGAAAATCGTCAGTGCGAATGCCTATCTCGGCGCACGACCGATTGTCGCTGCACTCGTTGCTGGCGCGCGAATCGTGATTACTGGCCGCGTGGCCGATGCCTCGCTGACCGTCGCGCCGCTGGTGCATGAATTCGGTTGGAGCTGGGACGATTTGCCGAAAATCGCGGCGGCAACCGTGGCGGGGCATCTCATCGAATGCGGCGCGCAAGTCACCGGCGGCTATGCGACCGATTGGGAGCATTCGCACCTCGTCAACGTCGGCTATCCGATCGCTGAAGTGAACGAAGCCGGCGAAACGATCATCACAAAACCAGCGAACACCGGCGGCTGCGTGAATTTTCGTACTGTCGCCGAGCAGCTCGTTTATGAAATTGGTGATCCACATCGTTACTACACTCCCGACATCGTTTGCGACTTCACGACCGTTGAATTGAAAGACCTGGGAAATGATCGGGTCCTGGTCACCGGTGCGAGCGGCTCGGATGCAACCAGCACTTACAAAGTTTCGCTCGCCTATCGCGACGGCTTCATGGCGAGCGGGCAGCTGCTGGTCTATGGCCTCGATTGCCCGGCGAAAGCGCAAGCCTGCGGCGAAATGATTTTGCAGCGAACGGCTGCGGCTGGCTTTCCGCTCGCGCGCACGAACATCGAATTGCTGGGACAAGGGGCCGGTGTTCCCGGTTCGTGGTTCTGGCGGAAATATCAGCCGCCGGGCGAAGTGATGCTCCGCGTCACCGTTCACGATCCTAACCGCGCTGCCGTGGAACACTTCACGCGCGAGATCGCCCCGCTCATCACCAGCGGCCCCGCCGGTCTCGCGGGATATGCCGCTGGTCGGCCGTCGGTACGACCCGTGTTCGCCTACTGGCCCACGCTCATTCCGAAGTCGCTGGTGATCGCGAAGGTCCAGGTGCAAACAGCGGAGAAGTTCGCATGA
- a CDS encoding amylo-alpha-1,6-glucosidase — MESWVLRMPWAGREEVERESLLTREWLVTNGLGGYASGTIGGVAARRYHALLIAALPAPLGRRVMLNHLTELIRLPNRAKYLIGGEERGGELNLHGSEWLTEFRLELGLPVWRYEFDGYVLERRILLPHHQNTVHVNYRLIRGDGPVRVKLRPSIHFRPHEAPVNHPHSGPCPVSFNDGRLELASPEPLPPLRMKLIGERQACTLEGTHLANVIYRVEESRGYEALGELWSPGYFRADLSQEKPVTLIASTESWDTIQALSPEQAQEYEANRRTQLLTIAHPALRAGPASELTLAADQFLITPAGRVEEAARSRAAGDDVRTVIAGYHWFTDWGRDTMISLEGLTLSTGRHAEAGYILRTFGHYVRDGLIPNLFPEGEKQGLYHTADATMWFFHALSRYVSATGDRNTLRLLLPKLIDIVDHHERGTRFGIGLDPTDGLIRQGAPGYQLTWMDAKVGDWVVTPRRGKAVEINALWYNALRLMQNWVHDEHGGDAAQKYANLAERAKASFNRRFWYAPGNYLYDVIDGETGDDTALRPNQLFSFSLEHPVLDPQRWKPVLDVVQQQLLTPVGLRSLAAGHPDYKAKYFGDLRARDAAYHQGTVWGWLIGPFIDAWLTVHPEDRTGARRFLEGFVDHLGEACLGSISEVFDAESPFVPRGCIAQAWSVAEVLRCWIRTS; from the coding sequence ATGGAGAGTTGGGTTTTACGCATGCCGTGGGCCGGCCGCGAGGAAGTCGAGCGAGAGTCGCTCCTGACGCGCGAATGGCTCGTGACCAACGGGCTCGGTGGTTACGCCTCCGGCACGATCGGCGGCGTCGCGGCACGGCGCTACCATGCGTTACTCATTGCCGCGTTACCGGCGCCGCTGGGTCGGCGCGTAATGCTCAATCACTTAACCGAACTCATCCGCCTCCCCAATCGCGCCAAGTATCTGATCGGCGGCGAAGAGCGCGGCGGCGAACTCAATTTGCACGGCAGCGAATGGCTCACTGAATTCCGCCTGGAGCTCGGCCTGCCGGTGTGGCGGTACGAATTCGATGGCTATGTGCTCGAGCGGCGGATTTTGCTGCCTCACCATCAGAACACGGTGCACGTCAACTATCGCTTGATTCGCGGTGATGGTCCCGTGCGGGTGAAACTCCGGCCGTCGATTCACTTCCGTCCCCACGAAGCGCCGGTGAATCATCCGCACTCCGGCCCATGTCCTGTCAGCTTCAATGATGGCCGTCTCGAACTGGCTTCCCCCGAGCCATTGCCGCCGCTGCGAATGAAACTCATCGGGGAACGCCAGGCTTGCACGCTGGAAGGGACTCACCTTGCCAACGTCATCTATCGCGTCGAAGAGAGTCGTGGTTACGAAGCCCTCGGTGAGCTCTGGAGTCCCGGTTATTTTCGCGCCGATCTTTCCCAAGAAAAGCCAGTCACGCTGATTGCTTCGACCGAGTCTTGGGACACCATTCAGGCCTTGTCGCCCGAGCAAGCTCAGGAATATGAAGCGAATCGCCGAACGCAGTTGTTGACGATTGCTCATCCTGCACTGCGCGCCGGCCCTGCCAGTGAACTGACGCTCGCTGCCGATCAGTTTCTGATCACGCCGGCTGGCCGCGTCGAAGAAGCCGCTCGCTCGCGGGCTGCGGGCGACGATGTGCGCACCGTCATCGCCGGTTATCACTGGTTCACCGATTGGGGCCGCGACACCATGATCAGCCTCGAAGGGCTGACGCTTTCGACCGGCCGTCACGCGGAAGCGGGCTACATTCTGCGGACGTTCGGCCATTACGTCCGCGATGGTTTGATTCCCAATCTCTTCCCCGAAGGGGAGAAGCAAGGTCTCTATCACACGGCCGATGCCACGATGTGGTTCTTTCACGCGCTCAGTCGTTACGTGAGTGCGACCGGCGATCGCAACACGCTGAGGCTGCTGCTGCCCAAGCTGATCGACATTGTGGATCATCACGAGCGCGGCACGCGGTTCGGCATCGGCCTCGATCCGACCGATGGCTTGATCCGCCAGGGCGCGCCCGGTTATCAACTGACTTGGATGGACGCAAAAGTCGGCGATTGGGTCGTCACGCCCCGCCGCGGCAAAGCCGTCGAAATCAATGCGCTCTGGTACAACGCGCTGCGACTTATGCAGAACTGGGTGCACGATGAGCACGGCGGCGACGCGGCGCAAAAATACGCCAACCTCGCCGAGCGAGCCAAAGCGTCGTTCAATCGTCGCTTCTGGTACGCGCCGGGAAATTACTTGTACGACGTAATCGACGGCGAGACAGGAGATGACACCGCGCTGCGGCCTAATCAGCTTTTTTCCTTCTCGCTCGAGCATCCGGTGCTCGATCCACAGCGCTGGAAACCCGTGCTCGACGTTGTGCAGCAGCAACTCCTTACGCCGGTCGGTTTGCGGTCGCTTGCGGCAGGGCATCCCGATTACAAAGCCAAATACTTCGGCGATCTGCGAGCGCGCGATGCGGCGTACCATCAGGGGACCGTCTGGGGCTGGCTCATCGGGCCGTTCATCGACGCTTGGCTGACCGTTCATCCCGAAGACCGCACCGGCGCGCGACGTTTCCTCGAAGGATTTGTCGATCACCTGGGCGAAGCTTGCCTCGGCTCGATCAGCGAAGTCTTCGACGCCGAATCGCCATTCGTACCCCGTGGCTGCATCGCCCAGGCCTGGAGCGTGGCCGAGGTGCTGCGATGTTGGATACGAACGTCGTAA
- the treZ gene encoding malto-oligosyltrehalose trehalohydrolase, which translates to MPRRLPVGAELLSDGSASFRVWAPKSQRVEVLLHDTTSKFELTPEADGYHSGTVPELSDGALYWYVVNGNRFPDPVSRYQPDGPHGPSQIVDPTKFKWTDQAWKGSKLAGQVIYELHIGTFTPEGTWQAAIEKLPHLAETGITLLEVMPVAEFPGRFGWGYDGTFMFAPTRLYGKPDDFRRFVDEAHRLGLGVILDVVYNHLGPDGNYTGCFSDHYFSHKYDNEWGDAINFDGEQNGPVREFFAKNASYWIDEYHLDGLRLDATQQIFDDSPEHILTVIGNEVRAAAKGRATLIVNENERQEARLVRPVDQGGCGLDAIWNDDFHHSARVAVTGHNEAYFTDYKGTAQELISSLKWGFLYQGQRYQWQQARRGHYSLDLQPAQFITFTQNHDQIANSGTGERLHQMTSIDQYKALTALLLLGPNTPMLFQGQEFAASAPFLFFADHKPDLNTAIREGRLKFLSQFPSLATEEMKTILPDPSAEETFRRCILDWSEVEKNRELYQFHCDLLKLRRDEPAFRSQDRHRFDASVLSNDAFVLRFFGERSDDRLLFINFGRDLIYDPAPEPLLAPPPDQEWEILLSSEDPAYGGRGTPPLESEELIWRIPAMAAVVLKPRKQDPEVAIKQRTPPKK; encoded by the coding sequence ATGCCGCGACGCCTGCCCGTTGGCGCCGAATTGTTGTCTGATGGAAGCGCATCCTTTCGCGTCTGGGCGCCGAAGAGCCAGCGCGTTGAAGTCTTACTTCACGATACGACGAGCAAATTTGAGCTCACGCCCGAAGCCGATGGCTATCACAGCGGCACTGTGCCGGAACTGAGTGATGGCGCGCTCTACTGGTATGTCGTCAACGGCAATCGCTTCCCTGATCCAGTCTCGCGCTATCAGCCTGATGGACCGCATGGCCCATCGCAGATCGTCGATCCGACTAAGTTCAAATGGACCGATCAGGCCTGGAAGGGAAGCAAGCTCGCCGGCCAAGTGATTTATGAACTGCACATCGGCACGTTCACGCCTGAAGGTACCTGGCAGGCGGCGATCGAAAAGCTGCCTCATCTCGCCGAGACGGGTATCACGCTGCTTGAAGTGATGCCGGTCGCGGAGTTCCCCGGCCGTTTCGGTTGGGGATACGACGGCACGTTCATGTTTGCCCCGACGCGCCTGTACGGCAAACCCGATGATTTTCGCCGTTTTGTGGACGAAGCGCATCGGCTCGGGCTGGGCGTCATTTTGGATGTCGTCTACAACCATCTCGGGCCGGATGGCAACTACACCGGCTGTTTTTCCGATCATTACTTTAGCCACAAGTACGACAATGAATGGGGCGACGCCATCAATTTTGACGGCGAGCAGAACGGCCCCGTGCGGGAGTTCTTTGCCAAGAACGCCAGCTATTGGATCGACGAGTATCATCTCGATGGTTTGCGACTGGACGCGACGCAACAGATTTTCGATGACTCGCCCGAGCACATCCTGACGGTCATCGGCAACGAAGTGCGTGCTGCAGCCAAGGGCCGCGCTACTCTCATCGTCAATGAAAACGAACGGCAGGAAGCGCGATTGGTTCGGCCCGTGGACCAAGGCGGCTGCGGCCTTGATGCGATCTGGAACGACGATTTTCATCACAGCGCTCGCGTCGCCGTGACCGGTCACAACGAAGCCTACTTCACCGACTACAAAGGAACTGCCCAAGAGCTGATCTCGTCGCTGAAGTGGGGCTTTCTCTATCAAGGCCAACGTTACCAATGGCAGCAAGCGCGGCGTGGCCATTATTCGCTCGATTTGCAGCCGGCGCAGTTCATCACGTTCACACAGAACCACGATCAGATCGCCAACTCCGGCACTGGTGAGCGGCTGCATCAGATGACGAGCATCGATCAGTACAAAGCGCTCACTGCGCTGCTGCTGCTCGGGCCGAATACGCCAATGCTCTTTCAAGGGCAGGAGTTCGCCGCTAGCGCGCCGTTTTTGTTTTTTGCTGATCACAAGCCCGATTTGAACACCGCCATTCGCGAAGGCCGACTGAAATTCCTCAGCCAGTTTCCCAGCCTGGCGACGGAAGAGATGAAAACGATCTTGCCGGATCCCAGTGCCGAGGAAACGTTCCGTCGTTGTATTCTCGATTGGTCGGAAGTTGAGAAAAACCGCGAGTTGTATCAGTTCCATTGCGATCTGCTCAAGCTGCGGCGCGATGAACCTGCCTTTCGGTCCCAAGATCGCCATCGCTTCGATGCCTCGGTCCTCAGCAACGACGCATTTGTCCTTCGCTTCTTCGGCGAGCGATCGGACGATCGGTTGCTGTTCATCAATTTCGGCCGCGATTTGATCTACGACCCCGCGCCGGAGCCACTGCTCGCGCCGCCGCCCGATCAAGAATGGGAAATCCTGTTGTCGAGCGAAGACCCGGCATATGGCGGTCGCGGCACGCCGCCGCTGGAGTCGGAAGAGCTGATCTGGCGCATTCCCGCGATGGCTGCCGTGGTTTTGAAACCGCGGAAGCAGGATCCAGAAGTCGCGATCAAGCAACGAACACCGCCTAAGAAATAA
- a CDS encoding BON domain-containing protein, with protein sequence MSSLSMDLAPQVDNEALAQRIREHIVSKHRIAERRLLVEVSAGVATLRGWAPTYYQRQLWLHDARSFGEVEQIVDLIEVA encoded by the coding sequence ATGTCTAGTTTGTCGATGGATCTCGCCCCTCAGGTTGATAATGAGGCGCTTGCACAGCGTATTCGCGAGCACATCGTGTCGAAGCACCGCATTGCGGAGCGCCGGCTGTTGGTGGAAGTAAGCGCCGGTGTTGCCACTCTACGCGGTTGGGCACCTACGTATTATCAGCGTCAGTTGTGGCTACACGACGCGCGCTCTTTCGGCGAAGTCGAGCAAATTGTTGATCTGATTGAAGTGGCTTAG
- a CDS encoding HAD family hydrolase: protein MRYLALAADYDGTLAHHGKVSDSTIAALQRLKDSGRKLLMVSGRELPDLAKTFDHFELFDRMVLENGALLYNPATREETVLAEEPPPQFVETLYARGVSRISVGRVIVATWEPHQKEVLETIHDMGLERQVIFNKGAVMVLPSGVNKATGLTAGLLQLGLSPHNCVAVGDAENDHTFLSAAECGVAVSNALDVLKERSDWVTNCDHGHGVEELIDQLIKDDLAVLNERLKRHGILVGKTATDAERRLDPFGVNLLIAGSSASGKSTVTTGLLERLQSKGYQFLIVDPEGDYSTLKGASVLGDVTRAPLVEEVLDQLKNPTNNVVVNLLGIPLDQRPAFFDSLLPRLQAMRIAKGRPHWILVDEAHHLLHAQWKPAEQTLSGQSMGMTLVTVHPESVSKSALEKVNAAIVLGERPDKTLTTFCAAVSHPLPLVPQQLNRGDVLLWEAGRDEVAVVHTEPPKNERRRHSRKYAEGNLGPDRSFYFRGPEKKLKLKAQNLAIFQQLAEGIDDETWLFHLQQGDYSAWFRESIKDEELAAEAEKIEATELSAEESREAIGAAIGKRYTLPSEKATGHEEKVEAAKAE from the coding sequence ATGCGTTATCTGGCTTTGGCAGCCGACTACGACGGAACCCTCGCCCATCACGGCAAAGTGAGCGACAGCACGATTGCGGCCCTGCAGCGATTGAAAGATTCGGGCCGTAAACTGCTTATGGTCAGTGGCCGAGAATTGCCCGACTTGGCGAAGACGTTCGACCATTTCGAACTCTTCGACCGCATGGTCCTCGAAAACGGGGCCCTCCTTTACAACCCGGCCACCCGCGAAGAAACGGTCCTGGCCGAAGAGCCACCGCCGCAGTTCGTCGAAACGCTGTACGCTCGCGGTGTTTCGCGCATCTCTGTCGGCCGCGTGATCGTCGCCACTTGGGAGCCGCACCAAAAAGAGGTGCTCGAAACGATCCACGACATGGGGCTCGAGCGGCAAGTCATCTTCAATAAGGGGGCCGTAATGGTGCTCCCCTCCGGCGTGAACAAAGCGACCGGGTTGACTGCTGGTTTGCTTCAACTCGGACTATCGCCGCACAACTGCGTTGCCGTAGGCGACGCAGAAAACGATCACACGTTTCTTTCTGCCGCCGAATGCGGCGTGGCTGTTTCGAACGCGCTCGATGTGCTCAAAGAGCGATCCGATTGGGTTACCAACTGCGATCACGGTCATGGCGTCGAAGAGCTCATCGATCAGCTGATCAAAGATGACTTGGCCGTGCTCAATGAGCGGTTGAAGCGGCATGGAATTCTCGTCGGCAAGACGGCGACCGATGCGGAACGGCGACTCGATCCGTTTGGCGTGAATCTGCTCATCGCTGGTTCGTCGGCGAGCGGCAAATCGACGGTTACTACGGGATTGCTCGAGCGTTTGCAAAGCAAGGGCTATCAGTTTCTGATTGTCGATCCCGAAGGAGATTACTCGACGCTCAAAGGCGCTTCCGTTCTCGGCGATGTCACTCGTGCGCCGCTAGTCGAAGAAGTTCTCGATCAGCTGAAGAATCCCACGAACAACGTCGTCGTCAACTTGCTGGGCATTCCACTCGATCAACGACCCGCTTTCTTCGACTCACTTTTGCCGCGGCTGCAAGCGATGCGCATCGCTAAAGGTCGCCCTCACTGGATCCTGGTGGACGAAGCGCATCACTTGCTGCACGCCCAATGGAAGCCGGCCGAGCAAACGCTCTCCGGGCAAAGCATGGGGATGACGCTCGTGACGGTTCATCCCGAGAGTGTTTCGAAATCAGCTCTCGAAAAAGTGAATGCAGCCATCGTCCTCGGCGAACGGCCTGATAAGACGCTGACCACGTTCTGCGCGGCCGTCAGTCATCCACTGCCACTCGTGCCCCAGCAACTCAACCGCGGCGATGTATTGTTGTGGGAAGCGGGGCGTGATGAAGTCGCGGTCGTGCACACCGAGCCGCCGAAGAACGAACGCCGCCGTCATTCCCGCAAGTATGCCGAGGGAAATCTCGGCCCAGACCGGAGCTTTTATTTCCGTGGGCCAGAAAAGAAGCTCAAGCTGAAAGCGCAGAACCTAGCCATCTTTCAGCAGTTGGCCGAAGGAATCGACGACGAGACCTGGTTGTTCCACCTGCAGCAAGGTGATTACTCGGCCTGGTTCCGCGAATCAATCAAGGATGAAGAGCTTGCCGCCGAAGCGGAGAAGATCGAAGCTACCGAACTCTCCGCCGAGGAGAGTCGCGAAGCGATTGGCGCCGCAATCGGCAAGCGATACACGCTGCCGAGCGAGAAGGCCACCGGCCATGAGGAAAAGGTCGAAGCGGCAAAGGCCGAATGA
- a CDS encoding acetylxylan esterase has protein sequence MIRTTFALLLLTAAANAFAADDLKVLPDQLADGPPKQMLRRYLKAQTEAAFARRQAAYEQLKTPEDVAAYQAKIRALLLQQLGERPERTPLNPRVVGELKGAGYRAEKVIFESQPQHFVTAVIFLPTTKGPFPAVLVPAGHSQDGKVSNQRVCILLAMNGIAAMCYDPIGQGERIQIIDEKGKPLFKMTEEHTLLGSTSMLLGRGTASYRIWDGMRALDYLASRDDIDAKRLGVTGCSGGGTLSSYLMALDQRVLCAAPSCYITSFPRLLATIGPQDAEQNIHAQIALGIDHAEYLLLRAPRPTLILASTHDFFDIQGTWDTFRQAKRVYTRLGHPEAVSLIETDAKHGYPLLQREAMAHWMNRWLLEKDQPISEAQFTTPSEAAARCTPAGQVMLRPGARSVTDLNAELDDRLKPQREKIWQKENLPQALTKVRAIAGIRPLKELPQPAIRQGEAQQGVGYSIEKLVIEPEANLAIPALWLKPEKFSGKKYLYVSGVGKQSAIADEQILKLVRSGHLVLAIDVRGCGETGPAPEGLWGGDWNDIFVSYLLGRSLLGMRAEDILVAAQHLSESGEKSEVHLIGVGVCGPPALHAAAVERDLFAGLELRGSSVSWSDYVRHPERPGQLVNSVHGALRAYDLPDLLRSLPYPAIVRE, from the coding sequence ATGATCCGCACGACATTCGCTTTGTTGTTGCTGACCGCGGCTGCGAATGCGTTCGCAGCCGACGACCTGAAGGTACTGCCCGATCAACTCGCCGATGGACCGCCGAAGCAAATGTTGCGGCGTTATCTCAAGGCCCAAACCGAAGCGGCGTTTGCTCGCCGGCAGGCCGCGTACGAGCAGCTCAAAACGCCGGAAGATGTAGCCGCATATCAGGCGAAGATTCGTGCGCTCTTGCTGCAGCAACTGGGCGAACGGCCCGAGCGGACTCCGCTGAATCCCCGCGTCGTCGGCGAATTGAAAGGCGCAGGCTATCGCGCGGAGAAAGTGATTTTCGAAAGTCAGCCGCAACACTTCGTCACTGCCGTGATCTTTCTGCCGACGACGAAAGGCCCTTTCCCCGCCGTGCTGGTTCCGGCCGGTCACAGTCAGGATGGCAAGGTATCAAATCAACGAGTTTGCATCCTGCTCGCGATGAACGGCATCGCGGCGATGTGCTACGACCCGATCGGCCAGGGCGAGCGAATTCAGATCATCGATGAAAAGGGAAAGCCGCTTTTCAAGATGACCGAGGAACACACGCTGCTCGGCAGCACGTCGATGTTGCTCGGCCGCGGCACCGCGAGCTACCGTATTTGGGATGGCATGCGGGCGCTCGATTATCTCGCCAGTCGCGACGACATCGATGCCAAACGACTCGGCGTGACCGGCTGTTCCGGCGGAGGCACGCTCAGCAGTTACTTGATGGCTCTCGACCAACGCGTGCTCTGCGCCGCGCCGAGTTGCTATATCACGAGCTTTCCGCGGCTGCTCGCTACCATCGGCCCGCAAGATGCCGAGCAGAACATTCACGCGCAGATCGCGCTCGGCATCGATCATGCGGAATATCTTCTGCTGCGCGCGCCGCGGCCGACGTTGATCCTCGCTTCGACGCATGATTTCTTCGACATTCAAGGAACCTGGGACACCTTCCGACAAGCCAAGCGGGTCTACACGCGGCTCGGCCATCCCGAAGCTGTGAGCCTGATCGAAACCGACGCCAAGCACGGCTACCCGCTGCTGCAGCGCGAAGCGATGGCCCATTGGATGAACCGCTGGTTGCTTGAGAAAGACCAACCGATCAGCGAAGCTCAATTCACCACGCCTAGCGAAGCCGCCGCTCGCTGCACACCGGCAGGTCAGGTGATGTTGCGCCCTGGCGCACGTTCGGTAACCGATCTAAACGCCGAACTTGATGACCGTTTGAAACCGCAACGCGAGAAAATCTGGCAAAAGGAAAACCTGCCGCAAGCGCTCACCAAGGTGCGTGCGATCGCGGGCATCAGGCCGCTGAAAGAACTTCCTCAGCCAGCGATTCGACAAGGAGAAGCTCAGCAGGGCGTGGGTTATTCGATCGAGAAACTCGTGATCGAACCCGAGGCAAATCTTGCTATTCCGGCGCTGTGGCTGAAGCCTGAGAAGTTTAGCGGCAAAAAGTATCTCTACGTTTCCGGCGTCGGCAAACAATCGGCGATCGCCGACGAACAAATTCTGAAACTCGTTCGCAGTGGCCATCTCGTGCTCGCTATCGACGTGCGTGGCTGCGGCGAAACAGGTCCAGCGCCCGAAGGGCTATGGGGCGGCGATTGGAACGACATTTTCGTCAGCTACCTGCTGGGCCGGTCGCTACTCGGAATGCGCGCCGAAGATATTCTTGTCGCCGCGCAACATCTGAGTGAGTCCGGCGAAAAGAGCGAAGTCCATCTGATCGGCGTCGGAGTGTGCGGGCCGCCTGCGTTGCACGCAGCCGCAGTTGAACGTGATCTATTTGCCGGCCTGGAATTGCGCGGCAGTTCGGTTTCTTGGTCCGACTACGTTCGTCATCCCGAACGGCCCGGCCAACTTGTCAACTCGGTGCATGGCGCGCTGCGAGCTTATGATCTGCCCGATTTGCTTCGCAGCTTGCCGTATCCAGCGATCGTGCGCGAGTAA
- a CDS encoding prenyltransferase/squalene oxidase repeat-containing protein: protein MRPIISTAIVCCLLNTLAIAADEPAPAEIKSAVEKSLPLLVAGAKGVLGHERKCFMCHNQAMPVFALVAAKSRGFAIDEEHLQAQLKHTVKFLATNQARYREGKGQGGAIDMAGYALWTLQAGGWPADDTTAAVAEYFLRYQSDKEHWTSVSNRPPSEASAFTATYLSLYSLQAYGTDEQKERITARFAKVREWLLKGEAKDTEDRVFQLRSLPIVDAKQEAIAEAKEQLLKSQRDDGGWSQLPDLESDAYATGSVLVALQESAGLSTMDKAYQRGLQFLLKSQLADGSWHVKSRSKPFQPYFESGYPHEKDQFISIAAAGWATNALLLSLPETPTNEQPKPANLESKPQ, encoded by the coding sequence ATGCGACCCATCATCTCAACCGCGATTGTCTGCTGCCTGCTGAACACTCTGGCAATCGCTGCCGACGAGCCCGCGCCCGCCGAAATCAAATCCGCCGTCGAAAAATCCCTGCCGCTCCTCGTCGCCGGCGCGAAAGGAGTGCTCGGCCATGAGCGAAAGTGCTTCATGTGTCACAACCAGGCCATGCCGGTGTTTGCCCTGGTTGCTGCAAAGTCGCGAGGCTTTGCGATCGATGAAGAGCATCTGCAAGCGCAGCTGAAGCACACAGTCAAGTTCCTCGCAACCAACCAGGCCCGCTACCGAGAAGGAAAAGGCCAAGGTGGCGCGATCGATATGGCCGGTTATGCGCTGTGGACGCTGCAAGCCGGCGGTTGGCCTGCGGATGACACGACGGCGGCGGTCGCCGAGTACTTTTTGCGCTATCAAAGCGACAAGGAACACTGGACTTCGGTTTCGAACCGCCCGCCGAGCGAAGCCAGCGCCTTCACCGCGACCTATCTATCGCTCTACAGCTTGCAGGCCTATGGAACGGACGAACAAAAAGAGCGTATCACGGCCCGCTTTGCGAAAGTTCGCGAATGGCTGCTAAAAGGTGAGGCCAAAGATACCGAGGATCGCGTCTTTCAGTTGCGCTCGTTGCCAATCGTCGACGCCAAGCAGGAAGCCATCGCCGAAGCGAAAGAGCAACTACTGAAGTCGCAGCGCGACGACGGTGGTTGGTCGCAGTTGCCCGATCTGGAAAGCGATGCCTACGCGACTGGTTCGGTGCTTGTCGCTTTGCAAGAGAGCGCAGGCCTATCGACGATGGACAAGGCGTATCAGCGCGGCCTGCAATTTTTGCTGAAGTCGCAACTCGCCGACGGTTCGTGGCACGTGAAGTCGCGCAGCAAACCGTTTCAGCCCTATTTTGAATCGGGCTATCCGCACGAAAAGGATCAGTTCATCTCGATTGCCGCGGCCGGTTGGGCAACGAACGCCCTGCTCCTGTCGCTGCCCGAGACGCCGACGAACGAACAACCAAAACCTGCCAACTTGGAAAGCAAGCCTCAATGA
- a CDS encoding 6-pyruvoyl trahydropterin synthase family protein, with protein MFRVTREIDFCYGHRLLNYDGKCKHLHGHNGRAIIAIEGETLDERGMVLDFSDIKRVVSTWIDENLDHRMLLHRDDPYVKMFQGLGEPLFLMDQNPTAENIAKLIHEFTASRGFPVVETHLWETPKCFATYRP; from the coding sequence ATGTTTCGAGTCACGCGCGAAATCGATTTTTGTTACGGCCATCGCCTGCTTAACTACGACGGCAAGTGCAAGCACCTGCACGGTCACAACGGCCGGGCGATCATCGCCATCGAAGGCGAAACGCTCGACGAGCGGGGCATGGTCCTCGATTTTTCGGATATCAAGCGCGTCGTCAGCACGTGGATCGATGAGAACCTCGATCATCGCATGCTGCTGCATCGCGACGATCCGTACGTGAAAATGTTTCAAGGCCTCGGCGAGCCGCTATTCCTGATGGATCAGAATCCAACAGCGGAAAACATCGCCAAGCTGATTCATGAATTCACGGCGAGCCGCGGCTTTCCCGTCGTCGAGACGCACCTGTGGGAAACGCCGAAGTGTTTTGCGACTTACCGGCCGTAG